A genomic window from Blastococcus saxobsidens DD2 includes:
- a CDS encoding DUF5313 family protein, which yields MAEPETAAGAPAEPLVRPAPHRWIWYALGGGLPARHRGWVLHDTTTGTWWQRHVARSLVQVAIPIALVMALLPAPWGLRAAVAGGGLALAMLYSLAYMPEATENRVVKAGYPAGTATAVRDRAGLVRQQLESERKRAAAAKRAARYRERSGR from the coding sequence ATGGCAGAGCCTGAGACCGCGGCCGGTGCGCCGGCCGAGCCCCTCGTCCGTCCAGCTCCGCACCGGTGGATCTGGTATGCCCTCGGCGGCGGGCTGCCCGCGCGGCACCGCGGCTGGGTGCTGCACGACACGACGACCGGCACGTGGTGGCAGCGGCACGTCGCCCGCAGTCTGGTCCAGGTGGCCATCCCGATCGCCCTGGTGATGGCGCTGCTCCCGGCCCCGTGGGGGCTGCGCGCCGCCGTGGCCGGCGGAGGCCTGGCGCTGGCGATGCTGTACTCGCTGGCCTACATGCCGGAGGCGACCGAGAACCGGGTGGTGAAGGCGGGCTATCCCGCCGGGACGGCGACCGCGGTCCGGGACCGCGCAGGTCTCGTGCGACAGCAGCTCGAGAGCGAGCGCAAACGGGCCGCCGCCGCGAAGCGGGCCGCGCGGTACCGCGAGCGCAGCGGCCGCTGA
- a CDS encoding SLC13 family permease has translation MSPEIVTIIALVVIFAIATFLPINMGALAFVAAFVVGTLSVGLSTDDILTGFPAELVLTLIGVTYLFAIAQNNGTVDLLVRGAVTLVGGHVAAIPWIMFFVTALLTAIGALSPAAVAIIAPIALTFAARHDISPLLMGMMVIHGAQGGGFSPISVYGVTVNTIVEGEGLPGSPLAVFLGALFFNIAIALVLFFLLGGRKLIGRKVAAQPVPHAEQVHGTVVRGHGAAPGPAVGGDDDEHIHPDRPEPVRFEQILTLVGLVVVAVLALVFDLDIGFVAITVAVVLALFSATQHKGAVSQISWSTVLLIAGVLTFVFVLQEAGTIDYVGDAVIGLGVPLVIALLLAYIGGVVSAFASSTAIIGVAILLAVPFLESGEISAVGVVVALSVASTIVDVSPFSTNGALVLAAAQDVDKDRFYKQILGYAAIVVAVGPLLAWLVFVVPGWL, from the coding sequence GTGTCACCCGAGATCGTCACCATCATCGCGCTGGTCGTGATCTTCGCGATCGCGACCTTCCTGCCCATCAACATGGGTGCGCTCGCCTTCGTCGCCGCCTTCGTGGTGGGCACCCTCTCGGTGGGCCTCAGCACCGACGACATCCTGACCGGGTTCCCCGCCGAGCTGGTGCTGACCCTGATCGGCGTCACGTACCTGTTCGCGATAGCGCAGAACAACGGCACGGTCGACCTGCTGGTGCGCGGGGCGGTGACGCTCGTCGGCGGCCACGTCGCGGCGATCCCCTGGATCATGTTCTTCGTCACCGCGCTGCTCACGGCGATCGGCGCCCTCTCCCCCGCTGCGGTGGCGATCATCGCGCCGATCGCGCTCACCTTCGCCGCGCGCCACGACATCAGCCCGCTGCTGATGGGGATGATGGTCATCCACGGCGCCCAGGGCGGCGGCTTCTCGCCGATCAGCGTCTACGGCGTCACGGTGAACACCATCGTCGAGGGCGAGGGCCTGCCGGGCAGCCCGCTCGCCGTCTTCCTCGGGGCGCTGTTCTTCAACATCGCCATCGCCCTGGTGCTGTTCTTCCTGCTGGGCGGGCGCAAGCTCATCGGCCGGAAGGTCGCCGCGCAGCCGGTGCCGCACGCCGAGCAGGTCCACGGCACGGTGGTCCGTGGTCACGGCGCCGCGCCGGGCCCCGCCGTCGGCGGGGACGACGACGAGCACATCCACCCCGACCGTCCGGAGCCCGTCCGCTTCGAGCAGATCCTCACGCTCGTCGGCCTGGTCGTGGTCGCCGTCCTGGCCCTGGTGTTCGATCTCGACATCGGCTTCGTCGCCATCACCGTCGCCGTCGTCCTCGCGCTGTTCTCGGCCACGCAGCACAAGGGGGCGGTCAGCCAGATCAGCTGGTCGACCGTGCTCCTCATCGCCGGCGTCCTGACCTTCGTGTTCGTGCTCCAGGAAGCCGGCACGATCGACTACGTCGGGGACGCCGTGATCGGGCTCGGGGTGCCGCTGGTGATCGCGCTCCTCCTGGCCTACATCGGCGGCGTGGTGTCGGCGTTCGCGTCGTCGACGGCGATCATCGGCGTCGCCATCCTGCTCGCGGTGCCGTTCCTGGAGTCCGGGGAGATCAGCGCCGTGGGTGTGGTGGTCGCCCTGTCCGTGGCCTCGACCATCGTCGACGTGAGCCCGTTCTCGACCAACGGCGCGCTGGTCCTGGCCGCCGCGCAGGACGTGGACAAGGACCGCTTCTACAAGCAGATCCTGGGCTACGCCGCGATCGTCGTCGCCGTGGGCCCGTTGCTCGCGTGGCTGGTGTTCGTCGTCCCGGGCTGGCTGTGA
- a CDS encoding IS110 family transposase, with product MVLQEDQQVEEIVARVAALDIGKAELVCCVRVPHPTRPGKRMQEVVTYRTMTRSLLVMADRLAGLGVSEVVMEATSDYWKPPYYLLEARGLNPKLVNARDVKHLPGRPKTDKLDAVWLAKLAERGMLRPSFVPPPKIRRLRDVTRYRADLVEVRTAEKQRVEKLLEDAQIKLSVVASDIFGASGRDMLAALIAGTRDPKVLAALARGRMRAKLTDLEEAFTGYFTDHHARLLTTMLARIDGLSADIAELEVMIEEMVAPFTDAVAKLDEIPGIGRVAASAILAEIGLDMSRFPTDGHLCAWARFAPGTKESAGKKKGAGSTGHGNRYLAKVIGEAVAGAAKTDTFLGERYRRLARRRGGKKAMVAVGRSMLVIIWHLLSDPDARFVDLGSDFHAKRTDPDRRRRAHVHQLEALGYTVTLTPAA from the coding sequence ATGGTGCTTCAGGAAGATCAACAGGTCGAGGAGATCGTCGCCCGGGTGGCGGCGCTGGATATCGGCAAGGCCGAGCTGGTGTGCTGTGTGCGGGTGCCGCATCCGACCCGGCCGGGCAAGCGGATGCAGGAGGTGGTCACCTATCGCACGATGACCCGCTCACTGCTGGTGATGGCCGACCGGCTGGCCGGGCTGGGCGTCAGCGAGGTGGTCATGGAGGCCACCAGCGACTACTGGAAGCCGCCGTACTACCTGCTCGAGGCCCGCGGATTGAACCCGAAGCTGGTCAACGCCCGCGACGTCAAGCACCTGCCCGGCCGGCCCAAGACCGACAAGCTGGACGCGGTGTGGCTGGCCAAGCTGGCCGAGCGCGGCATGCTGCGGCCCAGCTTCGTGCCTCCGCCGAAGATCCGCCGGCTGCGCGATGTCACCCGCTACCGCGCCGATCTGGTCGAGGTGCGTACCGCGGAGAAGCAGCGGGTGGAGAAGCTGCTCGAAGACGCACAGATCAAGCTGTCGGTGGTGGCCAGCGACATCTTCGGCGCCTCCGGGCGGGACATGCTGGCCGCGCTGATCGCCGGCACCCGCGACCCCAAGGTGCTCGCCGCGCTGGCCCGGGGCCGGATGCGCGCCAAGCTCACCGACCTGGAAGAGGCGTTCACCGGCTACTTCACCGATCACCACGCCCGGCTGCTGACCACGATGCTGGCCCGCATCGACGGCCTCTCAGCCGACATCGCCGAGCTCGAGGTGATGATCGAGGAGATGGTCGCCCCTTTCACCGACGCGGTGGCGAAGCTCGATGAGATCCCCGGCATCGGCCGCGTCGCCGCCAGCGCAATCCTGGCCGAGATCGGCCTGGACATGAGTCGGTTCCCCACCGACGGGCACCTGTGCGCCTGGGCCCGCTTCGCCCCCGGCACCAAGGAATCGGCCGGCAAGAAGAAGGGCGCCGGCAGCACCGGCCACGGAAACCGCTACCTGGCCAAAGTCATCGGCGAGGCCGTCGCCGGCGCGGCGAAGACCGACACCTTCCTCGGTGAGCGATATCGCCGCCTGGCCCGCCGCCGCGGCGGGAAGAAGGCCATGGTCGCCGTCGGCCGCTCCATGCTGGTGATCATCTGGCATCTGCTGTCTGATCCCGACGCCCGATTCGTCGACCTCGGCTCGGACTTCCACGCCAAACGAACCGACCCCGACCGGCGACGCCGCGCTCACGTTCACCAGCTCGAAGCCCTCGGCTACACCGTCACCCTCACCCCAGCCGCCTAA
- a CDS encoding carboxyl transferase domain-containing protein, translating to MSGKPARLDARSLRDLVLDAGSWTSWDSPVVRPDVSEGYARELAAAEEKSRQDESIITGEGRLRGRRVAVVAGEFGFLAGSIGVAAAERLIAAVERATDEGLPLLAAPVSGGTRMQEGTVAFLQMIGITAAIARHKEAGLPYLVYLRHPTFGGVLASWGSLGHVTIAEPGASIGFLGPRVFEALYGEPFPEGVQTAENLAEHGLIDAVVPHGEIAEVADRALRVLSARQTWHLDVRDAERPTPEDGTDAGLGGVDGADGRTAWDVVTASRREDRPGVRRLLRTAATDVVGLSGTGAGEKDPGLLLALARFGGAPCVVLGQDRRGQSLSVPLGPAALREARRGMHLAAELRLPLVTLIDTPGAALSREAEEGGLAGEIARCLHDLVVLKAPTLAVLLGQGTGGGALALVPADRVLAAANGWLGPLPPEGASAIVHRTVDRAGEMAADQGVRATDLWRAGIVDRVVPERPDAADEPTEFCLRLGRVLGEELAGLLGRDDTERFRTRLHRYRHLGR from the coding sequence GTGAGCGGGAAGCCCGCCCGGCTCGACGCACGCTCGCTCCGGGACCTCGTGCTCGACGCGGGCTCGTGGACGTCGTGGGACTCCCCGGTCGTCCGCCCCGACGTGTCGGAGGGCTACGCGCGCGAGCTGGCGGCGGCCGAGGAGAAGTCGCGGCAGGACGAGTCGATCATCACCGGCGAGGGGAGGCTGCGCGGCCGGCGCGTGGCCGTCGTCGCCGGCGAGTTCGGCTTCCTCGCCGGCTCCATCGGCGTGGCCGCCGCCGAGCGGTTGATCGCCGCGGTGGAGCGGGCCACCGACGAGGGGCTGCCGCTGCTCGCGGCACCGGTGTCGGGCGGCACCCGGATGCAGGAGGGCACGGTCGCCTTCCTGCAGATGATCGGCATCACCGCGGCCATCGCCCGGCACAAGGAGGCCGGACTGCCCTACCTGGTGTACCTGCGCCACCCGACCTTCGGCGGCGTGCTCGCCTCCTGGGGCTCGCTCGGGCACGTCACCATCGCCGAGCCCGGCGCCTCGATCGGCTTCCTCGGCCCGCGGGTGTTCGAGGCCCTCTACGGCGAACCGTTCCCCGAGGGGGTGCAGACCGCCGAGAACCTGGCCGAGCACGGCCTGATCGACGCCGTCGTCCCGCACGGGGAGATCGCCGAGGTCGCCGACCGCGCGCTGCGCGTGCTCTCGGCCCGGCAGACCTGGCACCTCGACGTCCGGGACGCCGAGCGGCCCACCCCCGAGGACGGCACCGACGCGGGGCTGGGCGGGGTGGACGGTGCAGACGGGCGTACCGCCTGGGACGTCGTCACCGCGTCGCGACGGGAGGACCGCCCGGGCGTGCGGCGGCTGCTGCGGACCGCCGCCACCGACGTCGTCGGGCTCTCGGGCACCGGGGCCGGTGAGAAGGACCCGGGGCTGCTGCTCGCGCTGGCCCGGTTCGGCGGCGCCCCGTGCGTCGTGCTCGGGCAGGACCGGCGGGGCCAGTCGCTGTCGGTGCCGCTGGGCCCGGCGGCCCTGCGCGAGGCGCGGCGCGGCATGCACCTGGCCGCGGAGCTGCGGCTGCCGCTGGTGACCCTGATCGACACCCCCGGCGCGGCGCTGTCGCGGGAGGCCGAGGAGGGCGGGCTGGCCGGGGAGATCGCCCGCTGCCTGCACGACCTGGTGGTGCTGAAGGCGCCGACGCTGGCGGTGCTGCTCGGGCAGGGCACCGGCGGCGGGGCGCTCGCCCTGGTGCCGGCCGACCGGGTGCTGGCCGCGGCCAACGGCTGGCTGGGCCCGCTGCCGCCGGAGGGCGCCTCGGCCATCGTGCACCGCACCGTGGACCGGGCCGGCGAGATGGCCGCCGACCAGGGAGTACGGGCCACCGATCTCTGGCGGGCCGGCATCGTCGACCGGGTGGTGCCGGAGCGGCCCGATGCCGCCGACGAACCGACCGAGTTCTGCCTGCGGCTGGGCCGGGTGCTCGGCGAGGAGCTGGCCGGTCTGCTCGGCCGGGACGACACCGAGCGCTTCCGCACCCGGCTGCACCGGTACCGCCACCTCGGCCGCTGA
- a CDS encoding AAA family ATPase, with the protein MDRRPVRRLRPDPDAPPPAAGWPATVPAVAQILREGLELGGGATVLVGENGSGKSTVLEVLAAALGLNAEGGSVSARHRTRPSEPGALDLIVERSPGAARWAYFLRDETLHGLYSYLEDNRNDKRPEPLFHELSHGEAFLSLLGDRARGPGLYVLDEPDAALSFTGTLSLVAQLADLTARGAQVVVATHSPVLAALPGARLLELVPGGCGTPTGPTWSSPRAGGSSSPIRSRSCGICRERCRWMRTRGAPSVLGWSRDDRPAATARAR; encoded by the coding sequence GTGGACCGCAGACCCGTCCGCCGGCTCAGGCCCGACCCGGACGCCCCTCCCCCTGCCGCGGGCTGGCCGGCCACCGTGCCCGCGGTCGCCCAGATCCTCCGGGAGGGACTGGAGCTGGGCGGGGGCGCCACGGTCCTCGTCGGGGAGAACGGCTCGGGCAAGTCGACGGTGCTCGAGGTGCTGGCCGCCGCGCTCGGGCTCAACGCCGAGGGCGGGTCGGTGTCCGCCCGGCACCGCACCCGGCCGAGCGAGCCCGGCGCCCTCGACCTGATCGTCGAACGCAGCCCCGGCGCGGCCCGGTGGGCGTACTTCCTGCGCGACGAGACGCTGCACGGCCTCTACAGCTACCTCGAGGACAACCGCAACGACAAGCGGCCCGAACCGCTGTTCCACGAGCTCTCCCACGGCGAGGCGTTCCTGTCGCTGCTGGGCGACCGTGCCCGCGGACCGGGGCTGTACGTCCTCGACGAGCCCGATGCGGCCCTGTCCTTCACCGGCACGCTGTCGCTCGTGGCGCAGCTGGCCGATCTCACGGCGCGTGGGGCGCAGGTCGTCGTCGCCACGCATTCGCCGGTCCTGGCCGCACTGCCCGGAGCACGGCTGCTCGAGTTGGTCCCTGGGGGCTGCGGGACGCCGACTGGGCCGACCTGGAGCTCACCGCGAGCTGGCGGCAGTTCCTCGCCGATCCGCAGTCGTTCCTGCGGCATCTGTCGTGAGCGGTGCCGTTGGATGCGGACGCGTGGGGCACCAAGCGTCCTAGGCTGGAGCCGTGATGACCGACCAGCCGCGACAGCCCGAGCCCGGTGA
- a CDS encoding MarR family winged helix-turn-helix transcriptional regulator, translating to MTDQPRQPEPGDLLELERQVCFALSVAARNVVAVYRPVLEPLGLTHPQYLVMLALWQHGSLSVKDLAGLLQLDPGTLSPLLKRLEAAGLLRRERDARDQRNLALTLTDEGRALRDRAERIPAGIVQRLGMPVADLLSLHESLTDVIAASRRALASIDAGNPEASDATVA from the coding sequence ATGACCGACCAGCCGCGACAGCCCGAGCCCGGTGACCTCCTGGAACTCGAGCGGCAGGTGTGCTTCGCCCTGTCGGTGGCCGCCCGCAACGTGGTCGCCGTCTACCGCCCGGTCCTCGAGCCTCTGGGGCTGACGCATCCGCAGTACCTGGTGATGTTGGCGTTGTGGCAGCACGGCTCCTTGTCCGTCAAGGATCTGGCCGGGCTGCTGCAGCTCGACCCGGGCACCCTCTCGCCGCTCCTCAAGCGACTGGAGGCGGCGGGCCTCCTGCGGCGGGAAAGAGATGCGCGAGACCAGCGGAACCTGGCCCTGACACTGACCGACGAGGGTCGGGCGCTGCGCGACAGGGCCGAGCGGATCCCGGCCGGCATCGTCCAGCGTCTCGGCATGCCGGTCGCCGACCTCTTGTCGCTGCACGAGTCGCTCACCGATGTCATCGCCGCCTCCCGGCGGGCACTGGCCTCCATCGACGCCGGCAACCCCGAGGCCTCCGACGCCACGGTGGCCTGA
- a CDS encoding PaaI family thioesterase, whose product MGDETADLARAQRVLAEQPFSVLLGTRITECGDGSATLEIDVREELCQQHGFLHGGVVSYAADNALTFAAGSVSAGGVLTAGFSIDYVRPAVGTILRAHARVINAGRSRIICRCDLSTVDHDGAERLCAVTQGAISVVETPTR is encoded by the coding sequence ATGGGTGACGAGACCGCCGATCTGGCCAGAGCGCAGCGCGTGCTCGCCGAGCAGCCCTTCAGCGTGTTGCTCGGGACGAGGATCACCGAGTGCGGGGACGGTTCCGCGACCCTGGAGATCGACGTCCGGGAAGAGCTGTGCCAGCAGCACGGCTTCCTGCACGGCGGCGTGGTCAGCTACGCCGCTGACAATGCGCTCACGTTCGCCGCGGGCAGCGTGAGCGCCGGCGGTGTGCTGACCGCCGGCTTCTCGATCGACTACGTGCGTCCGGCCGTCGGCACCATTCTCCGTGCGCACGCTCGCGTGATCAACGCGGGCCGGTCGCGCATCATCTGCCGATGCGACCTCTCCACGGTCGACCACGATGGCGCGGAACGCCTGTGCGCGGTGACGCAGGGCGCGATCTCTGTGGTCGAGACGCCGACCCGGTGA
- a CDS encoding CaiB/BaiF CoA transferase family protein — protein sequence MSGPLDGVLVVDLTRALAGPHAAMMLGDLGARVIKVESPGSGDDTRGWGPPFVWPGGGGAGDDMAGDRESTYFLSTNRNKESITLDLKDEADKATLTELLRRADVLMENFRPGTLARLGFGTDVLAELNPRLVTLAISGFGHDGPEGGRAGYDQIAQGEGGLMSLTGSGPDDPQRVGVPIGDLLAGMYGAYGVLAALMEREKTGRGQVVRTSLLAAIVGVHAFQGTAWTVAGKVGRAQGNHHPSIAPYGLFHCKGGSVQVACANDSLWRKLCAEFGFDPEAPGMGTNGDRVEHRQEVIALLEGAFADIEAEELLARLATVGIPSGKVRSIDEVYGWDQALSQGLRVDVDHATLGRVSLPGPPLRFFAPGPDGETETTRRDHAAPPVLGADGDAIRAWLDGSST from the coding sequence ATGTCCGGACCTCTCGACGGCGTCCTCGTCGTCGACCTGACCCGCGCCCTCGCCGGGCCGCACGCCGCGATGATGCTGGGCGACCTCGGCGCCCGGGTGATCAAGGTGGAGAGCCCGGGCAGCGGGGACGACACCCGCGGCTGGGGCCCGCCGTTCGTGTGGCCCGGGGGTGGTGGGGCGGGCGACGACATGGCCGGCGACCGGGAGTCCACGTACTTCCTGTCGACGAACAGGAACAAGGAGTCGATCACCCTCGACCTCAAGGACGAGGCCGACAAGGCGACGCTCACCGAACTGCTGCGCCGAGCGGACGTGCTGATGGAGAACTTCCGCCCGGGCACACTGGCCCGGCTCGGGTTCGGAACCGACGTCCTCGCCGAGCTCAACCCGCGGTTGGTGACGCTGGCGATCAGCGGCTTCGGCCACGACGGCCCCGAGGGCGGCCGGGCCGGCTACGACCAGATCGCCCAGGGCGAGGGCGGGCTGATGTCGCTCACCGGCTCGGGGCCCGACGACCCGCAGCGGGTCGGCGTCCCGATCGGTGACCTGCTGGCCGGCATGTACGGCGCCTACGGGGTGCTCGCCGCGCTGATGGAGCGGGAGAAGACCGGCCGCGGGCAGGTGGTGCGCACCTCGCTGCTCGCCGCGATCGTCGGCGTCCACGCCTTCCAGGGCACGGCGTGGACGGTGGCCGGGAAGGTGGGCCGCGCGCAGGGCAACCACCACCCCTCGATCGCGCCGTACGGCCTGTTCCACTGCAAGGGCGGCAGCGTCCAGGTGGCCTGCGCCAACGACTCGCTGTGGCGGAAGCTGTGCGCCGAGTTCGGCTTCGACCCCGAGGCGCCCGGGATGGGCACCAACGGCGACCGCGTGGAGCACCGCCAGGAGGTGATCGCCCTGCTCGAGGGCGCCTTCGCCGACATCGAGGCCGAGGAGCTGCTCGCCCGGCTCGCGACGGTCGGCATCCCCTCGGGGAAGGTGCGCTCGATCGACGAGGTCTACGGCTGGGACCAGGCGCTCTCCCAGGGCCTGCGGGTCGACGTCGACCACGCCACGCTCGGCCGGGTGTCGCTGCCCGGCCCGCCGCTGCGGTTCTTCGCGCCGGGTCCGGACGGCGAGACGGAGACGACCCGCCGCGACCACGCCGCCCCCCCGGTGCTCGGCGCCGACGGCGACGCGATCCGCGCCTGGCTGGACGGGTCGTCCACGTGA